In one Candidatus Hydrogenedentota bacterium genomic region, the following are encoded:
- a CDS encoding aldo/keto reductase, producing MTALGFNGDQGPAATRKGILEDSPMRWITRREFMKRSAVATAASLSMAGLRPAWGAETRFSGTMKRTLGRCGVQCSLLGMGTGTQAWNGSSAQNRKGRKAFVSLIEHAHASGVTYFDLADMYGAHDYMKDAMKNTVKREDVLLLTKTVSRDPTLIKADLERFRRELDTDYIDVVLLHCLTEPGWTEKLKPCMDALADAKSKGLIRAHGCSCHNFGAMETAADSPWTDVLLARINPFGIKMDAKNLTPDGKTKEVLNEQEVLDVVAVLKRARDNGVGVLGMKIAGEGAAKDRIPESLQFVLSSGVVDALNIGVLDPGEINANLEYVDRVRVA from the coding sequence ATGACGGCGTTGGGCTTCAACGGCGATCAGGGGCCCGCGGCCACGCGAAAAGGCATTCTGGAGGATTCTCCCATGCGATGGATAACCCGGCGTGAATTCATGAAGCGGTCGGCAGTGGCCACCGCGGCGAGTTTGTCAATGGCGGGGCTGCGTCCCGCCTGGGGGGCCGAAACCAGATTCTCCGGCACGATGAAACGCACGCTCGGCCGGTGCGGCGTGCAATGCTCACTCCTTGGTATGGGCACCGGCACCCAGGCGTGGAACGGCAGTTCCGCGCAAAACCGAAAAGGGCGCAAAGCGTTTGTCTCGCTTATCGAGCACGCGCACGCCAGCGGCGTCACCTACTTCGATCTCGCCGACATGTATGGCGCGCACGATTACATGAAGGATGCAATGAAGAACACCGTCAAGCGCGAAGACGTTCTGCTCCTCACGAAGACGGTGTCGCGCGATCCCACCCTGATCAAGGCCGATCTCGAGCGGTTCCGGCGCGAGTTGGACACCGACTATATCGACGTGGTCTTGTTGCATTGCCTCACCGAACCCGGGTGGACGGAAAAGCTGAAACCGTGCATGGACGCGCTGGCCGACGCGAAATCGAAAGGCCTCATCCGTGCGCACGGCTGCTCGTGCCACAACTTCGGCGCAATGGAAACCGCCGCGGACTCGCCATGGACCGATGTGCTCCTCGCGCGCATCAATCCCTTCGGCATTAAAATGGACGCGAAAAACCTTACGCCCGACGGCAAGACGAAGGAAGTACTCAACGAACAGGAAGTGCTCGATGTCGTAGCCGTGCTCAAACGCGCGCGCGACAACGGCGTTGGCGTGCTCGGCATGAAGATCGCCGGCGAAGGCGCCGCAAAGGACCGCATTCCGGAGTCGCTACAGTTTGTGTTGTCCTCGGGCGTCGTCGACGCGCTCAACATCGGCGTGCTCGATCCCGGCGAAATCAACGCAAACCTCGAGTACGTGGATCGGGTGCGTGTGGCGTAA
- a CDS encoding helix-turn-helix domain-containing protein, whose protein sequence is MKHIEYHSNLAVPPGEYVDEVLSDLGMTKHELARRMGWTVSRLDALVEGSAPIEAETAALLESILKVPAHIWTGLEKEYRFVLALKKH, encoded by the coding sequence ATGAAACACATTGAGTATCATTCCAATCTTGCGGTTCCTCCCGGCGAATATGTCGATGAAGTGTTGAGTGACTTGGGGATGACGAAGCACGAACTCGCGCGGCGCATGGGATGGACTGTGTCAAGACTCGATGCGCTTGTCGAGGGTAGTGCGCCAATCGAGGCCGAGACCGCTGCCTTACTGGAAAGCATTCTCAAGGTTCCGGCCCACATTTGGACGGGGCTAGAGAAAGAGTATCGTTTCGTGTTGGCGCTGAAAAAGCACTGA
- the sat gene encoding sulfate adenylyltransferase — protein sequence MSLPPHGGTLVDRFLTGAALDAAKEAAKGLPRIKVDSYCAFDIDCIAKGIFSPLTGFMGEAEVRSVIDTMHLRPGIPWTIPILLAVTPEVADKLPVKSDVAIEDDEGDIVAILHLSEKFHVDHREIAEKVYRTTDESHPGVAYTLGLGDVFLAGDIDVLKARVIEHQEYNLTPKETRAAFEHHGWKRIVAFQTRNPIHRAHEYLTKCALEVCDGLLIHPLMGTTKSDDIPGDVRMECYKTIVDLYYPKKHTLLSIMPVNMRYAGPKEAIMHAIVRKNYGCTHFIVGRDHAGVGNFYGTYDAHYIFNEIDAKELGITPLFFDHTFHCKACGNMGSIKTCPHDKEHHTHLSGTKVREMLKAGEMPPVEFSRPEVAKVLIKWAQST from the coding sequence ATGTCGTTGCCCCCGCATGGCGGCACTCTGGTGGACCGCTTTCTGACTGGCGCCGCGCTCGATGCCGCGAAGGAAGCGGCCAAAGGCCTTCCGCGCATCAAGGTGGATTCGTACTGCGCATTCGATATCGACTGCATCGCAAAAGGCATTTTCAGCCCGCTGACGGGCTTCATGGGCGAGGCGGAAGTCCGAAGCGTCATCGACACGATGCACTTGCGCCCCGGAATTCCGTGGACTATTCCAATCCTGTTGGCCGTGACGCCGGAAGTTGCGGACAAACTGCCTGTCAAGTCGGATGTCGCTATCGAGGACGATGAAGGCGACATCGTCGCCATTCTGCACCTGAGCGAGAAGTTCCACGTAGACCACCGGGAGATCGCGGAAAAGGTCTATCGCACGACGGACGAATCGCACCCCGGCGTCGCGTACACGCTCGGCCTCGGCGACGTGTTTCTCGCGGGCGATATCGACGTGCTGAAGGCGCGCGTCATCGAACACCAGGAATATAACCTCACGCCGAAGGAAACCCGCGCGGCGTTCGAACATCACGGCTGGAAACGCATCGTCGCGTTCCAGACGCGCAACCCGATCCACCGCGCGCACGAGTACCTTACGAAATGCGCGCTGGAAGTGTGCGACGGCCTGCTCATTCACCCGCTCATGGGCACCACCAAGAGCGACGACATCCCCGGCGACGTCCGTATGGAATGCTACAAGACCATCGTCGATCTCTATTACCCGAAGAAGCACACGCTCCTGTCGATCATGCCCGTGAACATGCGCTACGCGGGACCGAAGGAAGCGATCATGCACGCGATTGTCCGGAAGAATTACGGGTGCACGCATTTCATCGTGGGCCGCGACCACGCCGGCGTCGGAAACTTCTATGGCACGTACGACGCGCACTACATCTTCAACGAGATCGACGCGAAGGAACTCGGCATCACGCCATTGTTTTTCGACCACACGTTCCACTGCAAAGCCTGCGGCAACATGGGATCGATCAAAACCTGCCCGCACGACAAGGAACATCACACGCACCTCAGCGGCACGAAGGTGCGCGAGATGCTCAAGGCCGGCGAAATGCCCCCTGTCGAGTTCAGCCGCCCCGAAGTCGCCAAGGTGCTTATCAAGTGGGCGCAGAGCACGTAA
- a CDS encoding DUF433 domain-containing protein: MVSEHLLSRTTYNPEICHGKPCIRGMRYPVESIMEYLSGGEEIETHLATFPDLERYDLLACIEFSRRYGSNKA, encoded by the coding sequence ATGGTTTCTGAGCACTTGTTATCACGCACCACCTATAACCCGGAAATCTGCCACGGGAAGCCGTGTATTCGCGGCATGCGCTATCCCGTTGAATCAATAATGGAGTACCTGAGCGGAGGCGAGGAGATCGAAACTCATCTTGCTACTTTTCCCGATCTTGAGCGATATGATTTACTCGCCTGTATTGAGTTTTCGCGACGGTACGGATCGAACAAGGCGTAG
- a CDS encoding ankyrin repeat domain-containing protein: MVTCEHKIDGERNATIHWFYTMDREGETPMSRALKSGHRGLQEVMIRQELADAPDQAAGDTLLQRAAYWGMENAVRKLLATGANPGERDVTGETPLHKAARRGHTNSVRALIENGANVNEMDSLGMSCLHWVALNGRTDLAELLLSAGADVHSRDNSYTSMTPLAVASMMGYDEVAELIGAYGGTY, encoded by the coding sequence ATGGTTACCTGTGAGCACAAGATCGACGGAGAGCGGAACGCCACCATCCATTGGTTCTACACGATGGATCGCGAGGGCGAAACTCCCATGAGCCGCGCATTGAAGAGCGGGCACCGTGGCCTGCAGGAGGTGATGATCCGGCAGGAGTTGGCGGATGCGCCGGACCAGGCCGCCGGAGACACCCTTCTCCAGCGCGCGGCGTATTGGGGCATGGAGAACGCAGTACGAAAGTTGCTCGCGACCGGCGCGAACCCCGGGGAGCGGGACGTGACCGGCGAAACGCCGTTGCACAAGGCGGCGCGCCGCGGACACACAAATTCGGTTCGCGCGTTGATCGAAAACGGCGCAAACGTAAACGAGATGGACAGCCTGGGCATGTCGTGCCTGCATTGGGTTGCGCTGAACGGGCGGACGGACCTCGCAGAACTGTTGTTGAGCGCGGGCGCAGATGTGCACTCGCGCGATAATTCGTACACGAGCATGACGCCATTGGCGGTGGCGTCGATGATGGGCTACGACGAAGTGGCGGAACTGATTGGAGCGTACGGCGGAACGTATTAG
- a CDS encoding alkaline phosphatase family protein → MPPRVLVIGLDCAAPRFVFGPDAFDLPNLRALMERGCCGPLESCHPPITVPAWACMTTGRDPGELGCYGFRNRVDRSYNEMVTANGSSIREPRVWDDLSRHGKQCIVLGVPQTYPPKPLNGFLVSGIDTPDVTVDYTYPKSLKREIERACGEYIPDVRDFRTDDKSSLLARIYALMENRFAVARYLMKARPWDFFMMVEMGVDRLHHGFWKYCDPSHPKHVPGNPFEHAFRDFYSAVDTQIGQLLAVAGENVTTIVVSDHGAKAMRGGLRINQWLIDNGYLWLKGPVAPGTRLEDCAIDWANTRAWSSGGYYARIFLNVIDREPEGCIPQSDYENLRDEIAAGIRSIAGQNDGPIHNIVLKPEEVYRKVTGIAPDLIVYPDDLNWRAIGTVGHDSIYADENDTGPDDANHDYNGIFICGDRSIARPHTIFEMASLLPSTMGIAVTSTASVI, encoded by the coding sequence ATGCCGCCCCGCGTCCTTGTCATCGGCCTTGACTGCGCGGCGCCGCGATTTGTCTTCGGGCCGGACGCGTTCGATCTCCCGAACCTCCGCGCGCTCATGGAGCGCGGCTGCTGCGGCCCGCTCGAAAGCTGCCACCCGCCGATCACCGTGCCTGCGTGGGCTTGCATGACCACCGGCAGGGACCCTGGCGAGCTTGGCTGCTACGGGTTTCGCAATCGCGTCGATCGTTCGTACAACGAAATGGTCACCGCGAACGGATCGTCGATCCGCGAGCCGCGCGTGTGGGACGACCTCTCGCGGCACGGCAAACAGTGCATCGTCCTGGGCGTGCCGCAAACGTATCCGCCCAAACCGTTGAACGGCTTTCTCGTCTCCGGCATCGACACGCCCGACGTCACCGTCGACTACACCTACCCAAAGTCGTTGAAGCGCGAGATCGAACGCGCGTGCGGCGAGTACATCCCGGACGTGCGCGACTTCCGCACCGACGATAAGTCAAGCCTACTCGCGCGCATCTACGCGCTTATGGAGAACCGCTTCGCCGTTGCGCGATACCTGATGAAAGCCAGGCCGTGGGATTTTTTCATGATGGTCGAGATGGGCGTCGACCGCCTGCACCACGGTTTCTGGAAGTACTGCGATCCATCGCACCCGAAGCACGTCCCCGGCAATCCATTCGAACACGCGTTCCGTGATTTCTATTCCGCCGTCGACACGCAAATCGGCCAACTGCTCGCCGTCGCGGGCGAGAACGTCACGACGATCGTCGTCTCCGATCACGGCGCGAAGGCAATGCGCGGCGGACTCCGCATTAACCAATGGCTCATCGACAACGGCTATCTATGGTTAAAGGGACCTGTTGCGCCTGGCACGCGCCTCGAAGATTGCGCGATCGATTGGGCGAACACGCGCGCGTGGAGTTCCGGCGGTTACTACGCGCGCATCTTCCTGAATGTGATAGATCGCGAGCCGGAAGGATGCATCCCGCAATCGGACTACGAAAACTTGCGCGATGAAATCGCGGCAGGCATTCGCTCGATTGCCGGACAGAATGACGGGCCGATTCACAACATCGTGCTGAAACCAGAGGAAGTCTATCGAAAAGTCACCGGCATCGCGCCCGATCTCATTGTCTATCCCGACGATCTCAACTGGCGCGCCATCGGCACGGTCGGACACGATTCCATCTACGCCGATGAAAACGACACCGGCCCCGACGACGCCAACCATGATTACAATGGCATCTTTATTTGCGGCGATCGCTCGATTGCGCGGCCACATACAATTTTCGAAATGGCGTCGCTGCTGCCCTCAACAATGGGCATCGCAGTAACCAGCACGGCTAGTGTAATTTAA